Proteins encoded by one window of Arabidopsis thaliana chromosome 2, partial sequence:
- a CDS encoding uncharacterized protein (unknown protein; FUNCTIONS IN: molecular_function unknown; INVOLVED IN: biological_process unknown; LOCATED IN: cellular_component unknown; EXPRESSED IN: 24 plant structures; EXPRESSED DURING: 13 growth stages; BEST Arabidopsis thaliana protein match is: unknown protein (TAIR:AT1G29530.1); Has 236 Blast hits to 216 proteins in 70 species: Archae - 0; Bacteria - 10; Metazoa - 74; Fungi - 47; Plants - 60; Viruses - 0; Other Eukaryotes - 45 (source: NCBI BLink).), which translates to MPPGAKKRKALKKKQQEQEATGVATNNKGFNGHGHDEHGSQDERDSDGNLSSPGSQGNEEFGTRDPSPPPLSSLGKDIVKEKAEDADFTGGQVAKGEDVIEVGRGRTDHEENGVNKQLNSCPENFTQTSREADSTSSLEISPALDSVKPMGSSVSKVVMSDKSKQVESSTDSDSLQQKSDEKEEILSPRSAEETNKEIKNVKEYEVPECSKEKSLLPSGPPVFRTSWLSCCGLFDVMAGSER; encoded by the exons ATGCCGCCTGGTGCCAAAAAGAGAAAggctttgaagaagaagcagcaggAGCAGGAAGCCACTGGAGTCGCTACCAACAACAAAGGCTTCAATGGTCATG GACATGATGAACATGGAAGCCAAGATGAGAGAGACAGTGATGGCAATTTGAGTTCCCCTGGATCTCAAGGAAATGAAGAATTTGGGACTAGAGATCCATCACCTCCTCCATTATCTAGTTTAGGGAAAGACATTGTTAAAGAGAAAGCAGAAGATGCAGACTTTACTGGGGGACAAGTAGCGAAAGGTGAAGACGTTATTGAAgttggaagaggaagaacgGATCACGAGGAGAATGGTGTAAACAAACAACTCAATTCCTGTCCTGAAAATTTTACTCAAACTTCTAGAGAGGCTGATAGTACTTCAAGTTTGGAAATTTCACCTGCTCTTGATTCTGTCAAGCCTATGGGTTCTTCTGTCTCAAAAGTTGTGATGTCTGACAAAAGTAAGCAAGTTGAGAGTTCGACGGACTCGGATTCTCTCCAACAGAAGTCTGATGAAAAGGAAGAGATCCTTAGTCCAAGATCTGCTGAGGAAACtaacaaagaaatcaagaatGTGAAAGAATATGAAGTGCCAGAATGTTCTAAAGAAAAG AGTCTTTTGCCTTCTGGTCCACCAGTTTTTCGAACGTCGTGGTTGAGTTGCTGCGGTTTGTTTGATGTAATGGCAGGATCTGAAAGATAA
- a CDS encoding avirulence induced family protein (Avirulence induced gene (AIG1) family protein; FUNCTIONS IN: GTP binding; INVOLVED IN: biological_process unknown; LOCATED IN: cellular_component unknown; EXPRESSED IN: embryo, root, stamen; EXPRESSED DURING: 4 anthesis, D bilateral stage; CONTAINS InterPro DOMAIN/s: AIG1 (InterPro:IPR006703); BEST Arabidopsis thaliana protein match is: Avirulence induced gene (AIG1) family protein (TAIR:AT1G33950.2).), with protein MMFYYQNMADQELPPSVTSIVLVGRNNGNGKSFTGNTLLGEKLFISKADAGGVTMEEDDKLKEKEREIESKSLAEAEVEHALKQNTETHEKETQHHVIDVSDSTADEVVIKDRPHRFGVIVSQLLNHHLLLFCVFYCFCFFYFCIFPTLL; from the exons ATGATGTTTTATTATCAGAATATGGCTGATCAGGAACTGCCACCCTCCGTTACAAGCATAGTTCTAGTAGGGCGTAATAATGGCAATGGAAAAAGCTTCACTGGAAACACCCTCCTCGGTGAAAAACTCTTCATATCCAAAGCAGATGCAGGAGGTGTTACCATG GAAGAAGACGATAAGCtcaaggaaaaagaaagggAGATCGAATCTAAGAGCCTTGCGGAAGCAGAG GTGGAGCATGCGCTAAAACAAAATACGGAAACACATGAAAAAGAGACGCAGCATCATGTGATTGATGTCTCCGACAGTACTGCCGATGAAGTAGTAATAAAAGATCGACCACATAGGTTTGGTGTGATTGTTTCACaacttttaaatcatcatcTACTactgttttgtgtgttttattgcttttgcttcttctacttttgCATTTTCCCAACTCTACTGTAA
- a CDS encoding avirulence induced family protein (Avirulence induced gene (AIG1) family protein; FUNCTIONS IN: GTP binding; INVOLVED IN: biological_process unknown; LOCATED IN: cellular_component unknown; EXPRESSED IN: embryo, root, stamen; EXPRESSED DURING: 4 anthesis, D bilateral stage; CONTAINS InterPro DOMAIN/s: AIG1 (InterPro:IPR006703); BEST Arabidopsis thaliana protein match is: Avirulence induced gene (AIG1) family protein (TAIR:AT1G33950.2); Has 103 Blast hits to 88 proteins in 16 species: Archae - 0; Bacteria - 0; Metazoa - 30; Fungi - 2; Plants - 71; Viruses - 0; Other Eukaryotes - 0 (source: NCBI BLink).), producing the protein MMFYYQNMADQELPPSVTSIVLVGRNNGNGKSFTGNTLLGEKLFISKADAGGVTMEEDDKLKEKEREIESKSLAEAEVIAMKERSRKEHDHTMNMAHEEVEHALKQNTETHEKETQHHVIDVSDSTADEVVIKDRPHRFGVIVSQLLNHHLLLFCVFYCFCFFYFCIFPTLL; encoded by the exons ATGATGTTTTATTATCAGAATATGGCTGATCAGGAACTGCCACCCTCCGTTACAAGCATAGTTCTAGTAGGGCGTAATAATGGCAATGGAAAAAGCTTCACTGGAAACACCCTCCTCGGTGAAAAACTCTTCATATCCAAAGCAGATGCAGGAGGTGTTACCATG GAAGAAGACGATAAGCtcaaggaaaaagaaagggAGATCGAATCTAAGAGCCTTGCGGAAGCAGAGGTAATTGCAATGAAAGAGAGGTCACGGAAGGAGCATGACCATACTATGAATATGGCACACGAAGAA GTGGAGCATGCGCTAAAACAAAATACGGAAACACATGAAAAAGAGACGCAGCATCATGTGATTGATGTCTCCGACAGTACTGCCGATGAAGTAGTAATAAAAGATCGACCACATAGGTTTGGTGTGATTGTTTCACaacttttaaatcatcatcTACTactgttttgtgtgttttattgcttttgcttcttctacttttgCATTTTCCCAACTCTACTGTAA
- a CDS encoding avirulence induced family protein yields the protein MDTCMQELIAGDQNMADQDFPSVINIVLLVKLLDHVAATQNQNSGHPYTHQEGNNMPGEKEKKIEPKNLTEAELITMEEKSRMEHEHTMNIMEHKVEHALKQNEETYDKEMQHCVIDVSNSTDKVLIKDRPHKFGVILAQLSNYHLLLFCMFYCFCFFYFCIFPTLL from the exons ATGGATACGTGCATGCAGGAATTAATTGCTGGTGATCAGAATATGGCTGATCAAGACTTTCCCTCCGTTATAAACATAGTTCTTCTAGTCAAGCTTCTGGACCATGTTGCAGctactcaaaaccaaaatagtgGGCATCCGTATACTCACCAG GAAGGAAATAATATGCcgggagaaaaagaaaagaagatcgAACCTAAGAACCTTACAGAAGCAGAGTTAATAACGATGGAAGAAAAGTCCCGGATGGAGCATGAGCATACCATGAATATAATGGAACACAAA GTGGAGCATGCGCTAAAACAAAATGAGGAAACATATGACAAAGAGATGCAGCATTGTGTGATTGATGTATCCAACTCTACTGATAAAGTACTAATAAAAGATCGACCACATAAATTCGGTGTGATACTTGCACAACTTTCAAATTATCATCTACTTTTATTCTGcatgttttattgtttttgtttcttctacttttgcATTTTTCCAACTCTATTGTAA
- a CDS encoding Polynucleotidyl transferase, ribonuclease H-like superfamily protein (Polynucleotidyl transferase, ribonuclease H-like superfamily protein; FUNCTIONS IN: nucleic acid binding; INVOLVED IN: biological_process unknown; LOCATED IN: cellular_component unknown; CONTAINS InterPro DOMAIN/s: Polynucleotidyl transferase, ribonuclease H fold (InterPro:IPR012337); BEST Arabidopsis thaliana protein match is: Ribonuclease H-like superfamily protein (TAIR:AT4G29090.1); Has 752 Blast hits to 752 proteins in 29 species: Archae - 14; Bacteria - 2; Metazoa - 0; Fungi - 0; Plants - 735; Viruses - 0; Other Eukaryotes - 1 (source: NCBI BLink).), producing MAYRHLFREASCVRCPDSRETVNHLLFKCCFARLVWAISPIPAYPEGEWTDSLYANLYWVLNLEVEIPKLGKIGNLVPWLLWRLWKSRNELMFKGKEYDAPEVLRRAMEDFEEWSTRRELEGKASGPQVERNLSVQWKAPPYQWVKCNTDATWQLENPRCGIGWILRNESGGVLWMGARALPRTKNVLEAELEALRWAVLTMSRFNYKRIIFESDAQALVNLLNSDDFWPTLQPALEDIQQLLHHFEEVKFEFTPRGGNKVADRIARESISFSNYDPKLFSIVPQWLRSTLI from the coding sequence ATGGCCTATAGACATCTATTTAGAGAGGCGAGCTGTGTGAGATGTCCAGATAGTAGAGAAACAGTGAACCACCTATTATTCAAATGTTGCTTCGCTAGACTTGTCTGGGCTATTTCACCGATCCCAGCATATCCTGAAGGAGAGTGGACTGATTCTTTGTACGCCAATTTGTATTGGGTTCTTAACTTGGAAGTGGAAATTCCAAAGTTGGGAAAAATTGGCAATCTTGTGCCTTGGCTCCTGTGGCGTCTGTGGAAATCACGGAATGAGCTGATGTTTAAAGGAAAGGAGTATGATGCCCCGGAAGTTCTGAGACGAGCGATGGAAGACTTTGAGGAATGGAGTACTAGACGGGAGCTTGAAGGGAAAGCCTCTGGTCCTCAAGTGGAGAGAAATCTTTCGGTGCAATGGAAAGCTCCTCCTTATCAATGGGTGAAGTGTAACACAGACGCTACATGGCAGTTGGAAAATCCTAGGTGTGGTATTGGATGGATCCTCCGTAACGAGAGTGGAGGAGTCTTGTGGATGGGAGCAAGAGCTCTGCCAAGGACGAAGAATGTGTTGGAAGCAGAGCTGGAAGCTTTGCGGTGGGCAGTTCTCACGATGAGCAGATTTAACtataaaagaataatttttGAATCTGATGCTCAAGCTCTAGTTAATCTGCTGAATTCTGATGACTTTTGGCCAACCCTTCAACCGGCTTTGGAAGACATTCAGCAGCTGCTCCATCATTTTGAAGAGGTCAAGTTCGAGTTCACTCCAAGAGGCGGTAACAAAGTGGCGGATAGAATAGCACGGGAATCTATTTCGTTCTCGAATTATGATCccaaattgttttctattgtGCCACAGTGGCTTAGAAGCACTTTGATTTAA
- a CDS encoding LOW protein: protein BOBBER-like protein (unknown protein; BEST Arabidopsis thaliana protein match is: unknown protein (TAIR:AT1G29540.1); Has 10 Blast hits to 10 proteins in 2 species: Archae - 0; Bacteria - 0; Metazoa - 0; Fungi - 0; Plants - 10; Viruses - 0; Other Eukaryotes - 0 (source: NCBI BLink).): MRGAESLVTLNHKILRPCRKLLIRITKSCPRRHNRHLKLKKASSSSSTASGNKVTKVVALFFLSFHKKKQKKEKMKRLNELRSFSHAVNDQKKKAPKQESSKKVFPSRLTMSWLGQGKGNNNNTQEVPQEHDARRDSTSAFIP; encoded by the coding sequence ATGAGGGGGGCTGAGTCGTTAGTTACCTTAAACCACAAGATTCTCAGACCATGTAGGAAACTCCTGATCAGAATCACCAAGAGCTGTCCCCGACGCCATAACCGGCATTTAAAACTCAAGaaagcctcttcttcttcttctactgctTCAGGGAACAAGGTCACCAAAGTGGTGGCTTtattcttcctctccttccataagaagaagcagaagaaagaaaagatgaagcGGCTTAACGAACTCAGGAGCTTCTCGCACGCAGTCAAtgaccagaagaagaaggcacCAAAGCAAGAATCAAGCAAGAAAGTTTTCCCATCAAGACTCACAATGTCTTGGCTAGGTCAAGGAAAGggtaataacaacaacacGCAGGAAGTCCCTCAAGAACATGATGCACGTAGAGACAGCACAAGCGCATTCATTCCTTGA
- a CDS encoding senescence regulator (Protein of unknown function, DUF584) (Protein of unknown function, DUF584; CONTAINS InterPro DOMAIN/s: Protein of unknown function DUF584 (InterPro:IPR007608); BEST Arabidopsis thaliana protein match is: Protein of unknown function, DUF584 (TAIR:AT1G29640.1); Has 334 Blast hits to 334 proteins in 20 species: Archae - 0; Bacteria - 0; Metazoa - 0; Fungi - 0; Plants - 334; Viruses - 0; Other Eukaryotes - 0 (source: NCBI BLink).) yields the protein MAEEFDESEVVFSDGLSSVLHKENENRLFGSDMERKKTRRIKRTTTEKASLSSSLPVSIPENIFRRYVGKEEDEYSEEEYSEGGGEMIPPHIMIGRRIQGGQMAFSVCSGSGRTLKGRDLSRVRNSVLRLTGFLEA from the coding sequence ATGGCGGAGGAATTCGATGAATCTGAGGTAGTGTTCTCCGATGGTTTAAGCTCCGTTCTCCATAAAGAGAACGAGAATCGCCTGTTTGGTTCTGATatggagaggaagaagacgaggcGGATCAAGAGGACGACGACGGAGAAGGCGTCGTTGTCGAGCTCGCTTCCGGTGAGTATCCCTGAGAACATCTTTCGGAGGTACGTTGGGAAAGAGGAGGATGAATACTCAGAGGAGGAATATTccgaaggaggaggagagatgATTCCGCCGCATATTATGATCGGACGGAGGATCCAAGGAGGACAAATGGCGTTTTCCGTTTGTTCAGGTAGTGGAAGGACTCTTAAGGGAAGAGATCTGAGCCGGGTTCGGAATTCGGTTCTTAGGTTAACCGGTTTTTTGGAGGCTTGA
- a CDS encoding Nodulin-like / Major Facilitator Superfamily protein, with product MEFANTKWVAAAASIWIQSFSGASYTFGIYSSVLKSSQSYDQSTLDTVSVYKDIGANVGILSGLFYTAVASRKSGNGGFFSGPWLVIFVGLLQWFVGYGFIWMATSGVIPRPPVAMMCLFMFFAGHCQPFFNTAIVVTAVRNFSDYGGTAVGIMKGYLGLSGAILVQMYHIFCGGDPRNYILLLAVVPSLLILTLMPFVRTYDTVIAGDKKHLNGLSAISLIIVTYLMVVILVENIIGMSMPMKICSFTFLLLLLASPLLVAVRAQREEEHRFLSLDFPVTERTTLLDSPKLNSSSDVKDVMTNDMNVLEAICTTNFWLLFVAMICGMGSGLATINNIRQMGESLRYSTVQLNSLVSLWSIWNFLGRFGSGYISDTYLHSHGWPRPVFMAITLGLMAIGHIVMASGLLGSLYIGSLLVGLAYGSQWSLMPTITSEIFGVLHMGTIFYTISIASPVGSYFFSVKVIGYLYDKVASEDDHSCYGNHCFRTSFLIMAAMALLGSLVALVLLLRTKKFYATLVAKRILK from the exons atggaGTTCGCAAACACGAAATGGGTGGCTGCAGCGGCGAGCATATGGATACAAAGCTTCAGCGGAGCAAGCTACACTTTTGGAATTTATTCTTCTGTTCTTAAATCATCTCAATCTTATGACCAATCTACTCTTGACACCGTCTCTGTCTACAAAGACATCGGAGCAAACGTAGGCATCCTCTCCGGCCTCTTCTATACCGCGGTTGCAAGCCGAAAAAGCGGTAATGGTGGCTTCTTTAGTGGGCCATGGTTGGTTATATTTGTGGGGCTACTCCAATGGTTCGTCGGATATGGATTCATATGGATGGCGACGTCAGGAGTGATCCCACGGCCTCCCGTGGCTATGATGTGTTTGTTCATGTTCTTCGCTGGTCATTGTCAGCCTTTCTTTAATACCGCGATTGTGGTCACCGCCGTTCGTAACTTCTCCGACTATGGTGGGACCGCCGTTGGCATTATGAAG ggtTATCTTGGACTAAGTGGAGCAATTCTGGTTCAAATGTACCACATCTTCTGTGGAGGTGACCCAAGGAATTACATTCTTCTCTTGGCCGTGGTACCATCACTTCTCATCTTGACGTTGATGCCCTTCGTTAGAACGTACGACACAGTCATCGCAGGCGACAAGAAACACTTGAACGGTCTCTCTGCCATTTCTTTGATCATCGTCACCTATCTTATGGTCGTCATATTGGTCGAAAACATTATCGGAATGTCAATGCCTATGAAGATATGTTCCTTTACCTTTCTACTTCTCTTGCTCGCCTCTCCTCTCTTAGTGGCGGTTAGAGCACAACGTGAAGAGGAACATAGATTCTTGTCTTTGGATTTTCCTGTTACCGAGAGAACCACATTGCTTGACTCTCCTAAGCTCAATTCTTCTTCCG ATGTTAAAGATGTCATGACCAATGACATGAACGTTCTCGAAGCAATATGCACAACGAATTTCTGGCTTCTATTTGTAGCAATGATATGTGGAATGGGTTCAGGACTTGCGACAATAAACAACATCAGACAGATGGGCGAGTCACTTCGCTACTCTACGGTTCAACTCAATTCTCTAGTGTCTCTGTGGAGCATATGGAACTTTCTAGGCCGGTTTGGGTCGGGTTACATCTCAGACACCTATTTACACAGTCATGGCTGGCCAAGACCGGTATTCATGGCCATAACCCTTGGCCTTATGGCTATAGGTCACATTGTCATGGCCTCCGGTTTACTAGGAAGCCTATATATCGGATCCTTGTTGGTCGGTTTAGCGTACGGCTCCCAATGGTCACTCATGCCAACAATAACCTCTGAAATATTCGGGGTTCTTCATATGGGAACTATATTCTATACAATTTCGATAGCTAGTCCGGTTGGTTCGTACTTTTTCTCAGTGAAGGTAATAGGCTACTTGTATGACAAGGTAGCTTCTGAAGATGATCATTCTTGTTATGGAAATCACTGTTTTAGGACTTCGTTTTTGATAATGGCGGCCATGGCTCTGCTTGGTTCTCTTGTCGCTCTTGTGTTGCTCCTCCGCACAAAGAAGTTTTATGCGACGCTTGTGGCTAAGAGGATCTTGAAGTAA
- a CDS encoding Major facilitator superfamily protein (Major facilitator superfamily protein; INVOLVED IN: transmembrane transport; LOCATED IN: endomembrane system; CONTAINS InterPro DOMAIN/s: Major facilitator superfamily (InterPro:IPR020846), Nodulin-like (InterPro:IPR010658), Major facilitator superfamily MFS-1 (InterPro:IPR011701), Major facilitator superfamily, general substrate transporter (InterPro:IPR016196); BEST Arabidopsis thaliana protein match is: Nodulin-like / Major Facilitator Superfamily protein (TAIR:AT2G34350.1); Has 35333 Blast hits to 34131 proteins in 2444 species: Archae - 798; Bacteria - 22429; Metazoa - 974; Fungi - 991; Plants - 531; Viruses - 0; Other Eukaryotes - 9610 (source: NCBI BLink).) codes for MERINTKWVAAAASIWIQSFSGATYTFAIYSSILKSSQSYDQSTLDFVSVFKDIGGTFGIISGFLYTAMTSKSRGFGGPWVVVFVGLVQWFVGFFFIWASVVGLIAPPPVPLMCLFVFLAGHSLPFFNTANVVTAARNFSQYGGTAVGIMQGFLGLSGAILIQLYHAVCGGEGNPATFILLLAIVPTLVMFLAMPFVRVYETVTISDKKHLDGLSAISMIIAAYLMVVITVENVLGLSRSMQIFSFILVLLLLASPLLVAVRALREKRQTLSSLDGPVLDTSALLDPPSSNIFPDGDHLVAEDSNILEAMSTVNFWLLFLAMLCGMGSGFATVNNMRQIGESLRYSSVQLNSLVSLWSIWNFLGRFGAGYVSDTFLHKHSWPRPIFMAITLGVMAIGHIIVASGVQGSLYAGSVLIGMAYGSQWSLMPTITSEIFGIRHMGTIYFTISIAGPIGSYILSVKVIGYFYDKVASEDDNSCFGSQCFRTSFMIMASVALFGSLVASVLFFRTHKFYKNLVAKRNLK; via the exons ATGGAGAGAATAAACACGAAATGGGTAGCAGCAGCAGCGAGTATATGGATTCAAAGCTTTAGCGGAGCTACATACACATTCGCTATCTACTCTTCAATCCTCAAATCATCTCAATCTTATGACCAGTCTACTCTTGATTTCGTCTCTGTCTTCAAAGACATCGGTGGTACCTTTGGTATCATCTCCGGTTTCCTTTACACGGCTATGACTTCTAAGTCACGCGGTTTTGGTGGGCCTTGGGTTGTTGTTTTCGTTGGGTTGGTTCAGTGGTTTGTTggattcttttttatttgggcTTCGGTGGTTGGGTTGATTGCTCCGCCGCCTGTGCCGTTGATGTGCTTGTTCGTGTTCTTGGCTGGTCACTCCTTGCCGTTTTTCAATACGGCTAATGTTGTGACGGCTGCTCGGAACTTTTCTCAATATGGTGGGACTGCTGTTGGTATTATGCAG GGATTTTTAGGACTAAGTGGAGCAATTCTGATTCAGTTGTACCATGCGGTCTGCGGTGGTGAAGGTAACCCCGCTACTTTCATTCTTCTCCTGGCCATAGTACCAACGCTTGTCATGTTCTTGGCTATGCCTTTTGTAAGAGTTTATGAAACGGTGACCATTAGTGACAAGAAACACTTGGATGGTCTCTCTGCGATCTCTATGATCATTGCCGCCTATCTTATGGTCGTTATAACGGTTGAAAACGTTCTCGGTTTATCACGCTCAATGCAGATTTTCTCCTTCATCCTTGTCCTTTTGTTGCTTGCCTCTCCCCTCTTGGTTGCTGTAAGAGCCCTACGAGAAAAAAGGCAGACACTTTCTTCTCTGGATGGTCCTGTTCTCGACACATCTGCCTTGCTCGACCCTCCTAGTTCAAACATTTTTCCCG ATGGAGATCATTTGGTTGCTGAAGATTCAAACATACTGGAAGCAATGAGCACAGTGAACTTTTGGCTACTCTTCTTGGCAATGCTATGCGGGATGGGTTCTGGATTCGCGACTGTAAACAACATGAGACAGATAGGCGAGTCTCTTCGCTACTCTTCTGTTCAACTCAATTCTCTAGTCTCTCTCTGGAGCATATGGAACTTTCTGGGCCGGTTCGGGGCTGGTTATGTCTCAGACACATTCTTACACAAACACAGCTGGCCAAGACCGATCTTCATGGCCATAACTCTAGGTGTTATGGCTATAGGCCATATCATAGTTGCCTCTGGTGTACAAGGCAGTCTCTATGCCGGTTCAGTTTTGATCGGTATGGCTTACGGTTCGCAATGGTCGCTGATGCCAACAATCACATCAGAGATATTTGGGATCCGGCATATGGGAACGATTTACTTCACGATTTCGATTGCAGGTCCCATCGGGTCGTACATCCTCTCTGTGAAAGTGATAGGTTACTTCTACGACAAAGTGGCTTCTGAAGATGACAATTCTTGCTTTGGAAGTCAATGTTTCAGGACATCTTTTATGATCATGGCTTCTGTGGCTCTCTTTGGCTCTTTGGTTGCTTCTGTATTGTTCTTCCGCACACACAAGTTTTACAAAAACCTTGTAGCAAAGAGGAACTTGAAGTGA
- a CDS encoding Major facilitator superfamily protein, translating to MGFLGLSGAILIQLYHAVCGGEGNPATFILLLAIVPTLVMFLAMPFVRVYETVTISDKKHLDGLSAISMIIAAYLMVVITVENVLGLSRSMQIFSFILVLLLLASPLLVAVRALREKRQTLSSLDGPVLDTSALLDPPSSNIFPDGDHLVAEDSNILEAMSTVNFWLLFLAMLCGMGSGFATVNNMRQIGESLRYSSVQLNSLVSLWSIWNFLGRFGAGYVSDTFLHKHSWPRPIFMAITLGVMAIGHIIVASGVQGSLYAGSVLIGMAYGSQWSLMPTITSEIFGIRHMGTIYFTISIAGPIGSYILSVKVIGYFYDKVASEDDNSCFGSQCFRTSFMIMASVALFGSLVASVLFFRTHKFYKNLVAKRNLK from the exons ATG GGATTTTTAGGACTAAGTGGAGCAATTCTGATTCAGTTGTACCATGCGGTCTGCGGTGGTGAAGGTAACCCCGCTACTTTCATTCTTCTCCTGGCCATAGTACCAACGCTTGTCATGTTCTTGGCTATGCCTTTTGTAAGAGTTTATGAAACGGTGACCATTAGTGACAAGAAACACTTGGATGGTCTCTCTGCGATCTCTATGATCATTGCCGCCTATCTTATGGTCGTTATAACGGTTGAAAACGTTCTCGGTTTATCACGCTCAATGCAGATTTTCTCCTTCATCCTTGTCCTTTTGTTGCTTGCCTCTCCCCTCTTGGTTGCTGTAAGAGCCCTACGAGAAAAAAGGCAGACACTTTCTTCTCTGGATGGTCCTGTTCTCGACACATCTGCCTTGCTCGACCCTCCTAGTTCAAACATTTTTCCCG ATGGAGATCATTTGGTTGCTGAAGATTCAAACATACTGGAAGCAATGAGCACAGTGAACTTTTGGCTACTCTTCTTGGCAATGCTATGCGGGATGGGTTCTGGATTCGCGACTGTAAACAACATGAGACAGATAGGCGAGTCTCTTCGCTACTCTTCTGTTCAACTCAATTCTCTAGTCTCTCTCTGGAGCATATGGAACTTTCTGGGCCGGTTCGGGGCTGGTTATGTCTCAGACACATTCTTACACAAACACAGCTGGCCAAGACCGATCTTCATGGCCATAACTCTAGGTGTTATGGCTATAGGCCATATCATAGTTGCCTCTGGTGTACAAGGCAGTCTCTATGCCGGTTCAGTTTTGATCGGTATGGCTTACGGTTCGCAATGGTCGCTGATGCCAACAATCACATCAGAGATATTTGGGATCCGGCATATGGGAACGATTTACTTCACGATTTCGATTGCAGGTCCCATCGGGTCGTACATCCTCTCTGTGAAAGTGATAGGTTACTTCTACGACAAAGTGGCTTCTGAAGATGACAATTCTTGCTTTGGAAGTCAATGTTTCAGGACATCTTTTATGATCATGGCTTCTGTGGCTCTCTTTGGCTCTTTGGTTGCTTCTGTATTGTTCTTCCGCACACACAAGTTTTACAAAAACCTTGTAGCAAAGAGGAACTTGAAGTGA